Within the Gammaproteobacteria bacterium genome, the region GCGGCGGTTCCACAGGCTCTTCACCGCGAGATCAAGCATCGACATGGGCGATCCTCCCGGCCTGGTTGATGTCCCGCAGATTGAGGCCGCGGTCGAACAGCGGCTCCAGTGAGGCGTCGTGGCTCACGAACACCAGCGTCGCGCCCTGGGCGGCGCACTCCTCCATCAGCAGGCTGATGAACAGCGCGCGCGTGTCGGCGTCGAGCGCCGAGGTCGGCTCGTCGGCGATCACCAGCTCCGGGCCGCCGATCAGCGCGCGCGCCGCCGCCACCCGCTGCTGCTGGCCCACGCTGAGCTCCGTCGCCGCGCGGTCGAGCAGCTCTCCCCCCAGGCCGAGCTGGGTGATCAGGCGGCCCGCCTCGGCGCGCAGGCCTCCGCGCCCCAGCACATGCGCGCGCCGCGCCTGCGAGAAGCGCAGGGGCAGCAGTACGTTGTCGAGCACACTCAGGTACGGCACCAGGTTGAACAGCTGGAAGATATAGCCGACATGGTCGGCGCGGAAGCGGTCGCGCGCCGAGCCGGTCAGCGCGCCGAGGTCCTGGCCCAGCACCGACACCGTCCCGCGCTGCGCCAGCGTCACCCCGCCCAGCAGGTTCAGCAGCGTGCTCTTCCCGCTCCCGCTCGGACCCTTCAGGAACAGCCGCTCGCCCCGCGCCACCTGGAGCCGCTCGATGGCCAGCACCGGCGCGCCGCCGCGGCTCCACCCGAACTCCGCCCCGCGGACGTCGATGAGAAACTCATTCATGAATATGGTATCCCGGAAACGGAGCGGGGAGAGTCCCCGCTCCTCCCCGCTCACTGTGACAGCTTCAGCTTCG harbors:
- a CDS encoding ABC transporter ATP-binding protein; this translates as MNEFLIDVRGAEFGWSRGGAPVLAIERLQVARGERLFLKGPSGSGKSTLLNLLGGVTLAQRGTVSVLGQDLGALTGSARDRFRADHVGYIFQLFNLVPYLSVLDNVLLPLRFSQARRAHVLGRGGLRAEAGRLITQLGLGGELLDRAATELSVGQQQRVAAARALIGGPELVIADEPTSALDADTRALFISLLMEECAAQGATLVFVSHDASLEPLFDRGLNLRDINQAGRIAHVDA